tatttttaacataaaaatagatgaaatttttaatagaaaagactaatttgctctttgatataatataaaaatgctaatttgatcaataaaatttaatcaatagagacaaaaagaaaatatactgtcaaaatcacaaacaaataaaatagtaattaacaataaagaaaatcaataaaaaaaaccaaaggaATAACTTCTTATGCAATAGTTTACAATAACattaatctttttttcttttcctttttgcaaTCAATGATACAATTCTCAATAGTTACTAAAAAAGGATGTTACATctatatgttaaaaaataaatgattCAAGGATAGaagctaaaaatagtaaaattagtATAATGAAAGGCTAAGGAAGGATGATATGAAAAGTGAGAATGGTGAGAATTCTTCTTTCTTGGataaaaaatgtattatttttcaTACAGAGAAAAGGTTTTGATTGAATTTAAAAGCTACACTCATGAAAATGTAtctatattatgaaaatgatttcaAAAATGGCATAAGATCCAACCCTTCTAcaaaaaatgtcaaaattaattgatttttcaaTCACAATGCCTTTGATAATGACAATGGAATTTCACTCTCATGTGAAGTAATGGATACATCATTTGAACTAGTAGAGGAAGGCCTACCATCTCTTTTGGTGTTTCTTTCTTGACCATTTTTGGCTTCATCATTTGAAGGAGCAATTGGTGCATCTTTGGCATTCACATCAATATCATTAGAACCACTGCCAGCGGCACCACCACCACTATCAAGATCACCATATAAGTTACCAGTTACCATCCTAAATCCAAAAGCCCTTGAGGTTATACGATATAGTATAGTCAAGATCCAAAATATCCAAGGCATACAAACAAGGACTAAACCAACAATAGGAAGCGATTGGGAAGACTGAGATTGGGGAGAGGTCATGTAAACCAAAAGGCAACCACCTCCAATAGTtacacaaagaaataaaatgcCGCTGATTGTCCATATATATGTACGACCTGGATCTGAGTCAGGCATTTGGAAAATCTacacaaaatattcaaacaaATATGAGATTGACATGATTCATGATCCATGTTTTTGAATAATGGAATCCATTTGAGACaatgtgatttttatttttccctcggtGGTCCTTATTTCTGGATGAATATGGTTAATTTGTGTCAAAAaacaaggtgagaaaaagagaaaataattttgggagaaagagagagagagagaaagagaaagagagagagagagagagagagaaaaagaaagagagagagatagACGTGTTTGGTTTATATTTCTATCATGTCTCACCTCCTAAAACAAAGATTAGTTCCATAGATAAGACTCTCTGCCTCAACATTATATATAACTAGTTGTTTATTCAACTTTTAGCattactatatatacatataacaagacctaatttctataattttagtttaatgtaatcattttttaaaatcattttcgtattttttaattttttttgacaaGTTAATCATTAACTTTAAATTGTTAGAATTATTAGATCAAACTGTGTTGTTTGAATCAGACTGGACTAGTTGGATTGGGAATCAGTCTGAAGAGTGggtttgaatttataaaaaaaatgtaattaggCTGGTTGGATTAGTGAACTGGTGGCCTAATTGGTTCGGCCACCAATCCGGTTTAAAAAACATTGAGATTAatattttatgcattaatattttatataggaTGGAAATTTGAAGTGTATAATTCTATGTACCATCAATCAATTTGATTATTCCCAATCACTAAGGCTTTATCCGGTTTAAAAAACATTGAGATTAatattttatgcattaatattttatataagatGGAAATTTGAAGTGTATAATTCTATTTACCATTAATCAATTTGATTATTCTCAATCATTAAGGCTTTGCTTGGTAGAATGGGAAGAAAGTTGAAAGGATGGAAATTTGAAGGGGTATAAAACTAGAAGGAtggaaaacataatttttttttcatgggTGTGCTCAGtaggaaagatggaaaaatggaaagaaaaagtaaatttctttccatccattgcttggtaaagttaaaaataaaatgaaagaaaataacacatttgaaaaacacataattttaaaCTCACATACACATCTTCCTCATTTTCTCTCCTCTTATCTTTCCAATTTggaatgattaatttttatgcatTATGATGGAAAATGATCAtatcttctatttttttcttctcacTTTTCTTCCTTACAAAACACAATGAAAATTTATTCTCTTTTCACTTTTTCATTTCTTCCTCCCATCCTTCCACTTTTCCATTCAACTAAGCAAACCCTAATGGTAAAGTTAaagtatatttattatttatgatgATTGATTGCTTTAGAAAAAAAgattaacattatttttttttcgTAACTTGGATATTCATGTAAGGTGAAGTAGAGATTTTAAGTTAAAGGGTTAAGAgttttatcataaaaattaagGCTAATTGCACTTTACATCTTTAAACTAAtggtcattttttaaattaattcctaAACTTCAAAATATCTTTAGGACTTCACTCCAAGCTTTCTCATAgagcattttttttctatttaacctttttttttatcatgttttaagATCTAGATTCAAATATTTGTAAAGAATTGAAGTACTTATCCTTAGAACATTCATGCCAAATATCCTCATATGGTTTTTCTAGTTCACCCTTATTCGCATAAGGTTGATAATCTTCCTCCAATACTTCCCATCTACCTATTGGAGGGCTTACAATGATCAAGAGAAAAAATCCAATTTTTCACGATGTTTTACTCATTCTTTCAAATGTTCATTTGTATTTGTGAGAGCTTAAACATTGTGTATCAACCTTCTAAGGTATTTATTCATTCtcaattttatttctcaaattttttagGGTTTACTTAAAGTTTTAGTAGAAAACCTTAAGGGGAAAGGGAAGTGGTTCTATCTTACCTATTGAAAAGACAACGTTTTGTAAAGGTTATACCTTGCTCTTGAAAGATACCAATTAAAGAGATGgggaaatccttagttgtggaaagctaaggtagtagaGGTAGGCAATTGAGGTTGAACCATTTTAAATCTCTTGTGCAAATTTTCTTTGAGCAACTTTTTCCAAACGTTTTGAACACCGAAcaccaattcaccccctcttggtgTATCTTAAGCCTAACATATTTTGTGTTATAACATTGAAATGtatacaaaaaattcaaaatattggtATGGTTGAGgtggtaaataaaatattttatatatgttgg
This window of the Gossypium hirsutum isolate 1008001.06 chromosome A09, Gossypium_hirsutum_v2.1, whole genome shotgun sequence genome carries:
- the LOC107888499 gene encoding uncharacterized protein, with protein sequence MPDSDPGRTYIWTISGILFLCVTIGGGCLLVYMTSPQSQSSQSLPIVGLVLVCMPWIFWILTILYRITSRAFGFRMVTGNLYGDLDSGGGAAGSGSNDIDVNAKDAPIAPSNDEAKNGQERNTKRDGRPSSTSSNDVSITSHESEIPLSLSKAL